AGCAATGTCCGGTACTTCATAACATCATAGACATTGACTCCATCTGCGCGCAGCACCTTAACATGAGGGAGATTTTTGGCAGAGAGTTCGAGTTTCTGGTTCTCACCGGCAAAAACGACCAGCACATTTTCGTTAGCAAAACGACTCAAGAAATCAGAACAAGCCTTTGTACTGATTTTTTCGAGTTCAATTGCATTGAGAACGGCCAATTTATCCCCTTTAAATCGTGCAGAAAGAGCGCACCGCAATGCGGCCTTCTTCACCTTACGATTAAGCTTGAAGCTGTAATCACGAGGAGTAGGACCAAAAACTGTGCCGCCGCCCACATAGTGAGGAGCGCGGATACAGCCTTGACGTGCACCGCCTGTCCCCTTCTGCTTGA
This DNA window, taken from Deltaproteobacteria bacterium HGW-Deltaproteobacteria-4, encodes the following:
- a CDS encoding 50S ribosomal protein L4, with amino-acid sequence MAKIAVYDINRQQVGERELADDVFNTDVKGYLIHDMVRYQLAARRQGTADTKGRSEVRGGGRKPFKQKGTGGARQGCIRAPHYVGGGTVFGPTPRDYSFKLNRKVKKAALRCALSARFKGDKLAVLNAIELEKISTKACSDFLSRFANENVLVVFAGENQKLELSAKNLPHVKVLRADGVNVYDVMKYRTLLLTEDAVAHLEGALV